A section of the Phaseolus vulgaris cultivar G19833 chromosome 8, P. vulgaris v2.0, whole genome shotgun sequence genome encodes:
- the LOC137824618 gene encoding glutaredoxin-C1-like, with product MHYQVEPAAAAWSYLMRVRSMEEDQMERVLRLASQSAVVIFSVSSCCMCHAMKRLFCGMGVNPTVHELDQDPKGKDMERALMRLLGNGINSSSAVVPVVFIGGKLVGSMDRVLAFHISGSLVPLLKQAGALWL from the coding sequence ATGCATTACCAAGTGGAGCCTGCTGCAGCTGCATGGAGTTATCTCATGAGGGTTCGGAGCATGGAAGAGGACCAAATGGAGAGAGTGCTGAGGCTGGCCTCTCAGAGTGCTGTGGTGATTTTCAGTGTGAGTAGCTGTTGCATGTGCCATGCAATGAAGAGGCTCTTCTGTGGCATGGGGGTTAACCCCACTGTTCATGAGCTGGACCAAGACCCCAAAGGGAAAGACATGGAGAGAGCATTGATGAGGCTTCTTGGaaatggaatcaactcctcttCTGCTGTTGTTCCTGTGGTCTTCATTGGAGGGAAGCTTGTTGGGTCCATGGACAGGGTTTTGGCTTTCCACATCAGTGGCTCCCTTGTCCCTCTTCTCAAACAAGCTGGAGCTTTGTGGCTTTGA